The DNA region TCGGCCTCTCGCTGGCCGCATTTGGCTTCCTGCCGCCGATCTTCGCCGCGGCCGCGCAGTCGCTGCCGGATATCGGCATCCTGGCCAATTCGTCGCGGTTGCTGCGGCAGAAGTAAGGGTAACCTCTACCGACTGCTGCGCGCTCGACGTGAATGATGCCCGCTCGTTGGCTGTGAGGCGATTTCGCGGGTGACCGCGACGTGTATCGGCGCGATAGGTATTGCCCATGACAATCAACGTGCAGATCGCCCGTGCACGCCTGCGGAGCCAGCGTATTTCCGGCGCTCGCTTCAACCGCCCCGATGAGGTCGTGGCGTGGATGGGTGTCGTGCAGGCGCAGGACTATCTCGGCGCGCTGTGGGCGATTGGGTTGCGCATGCAGCGGAGTTCCGAGGCTGCCGTCGAGCGCGCACTTGCTGAGCGGAGCATCATCCGCACCTGGCCGGCGCGCGGTACGCTGCACTTTGTGGCCGCCTCCGATGTACGCTGGATACTCAACTTGCTCGCGCCGCGCACGATTGCCTCTCAAGCTGGGCGTTTCCGACAACTGGGACTGGACGACGCAACCGTTGCACGCAGCCGGGGCGTCGTAACCCGCGCGTTGTGCGACGGGCAGCAACTCACGCGCGACGCAATGTACCAGGCGTTGGAAGCGGCGGGCGTTTCGGTTGCCGGTCAGCGCGGTATCCACCTGCTCGGACGGCTCGCGCTCGAAGGTCTCATCTGCTTTGGCGCGCGTGACGGCAAGCAGCAGACGTTCACGCTGCTGGACACATGGATGCCGCCTGCCAACCCGAAATCGCACGCTGAGGCACTGGCCGAACTCGCTCGCCGCTACTTCACGAGCCATGGGCCGGCGACCGTTCCGGACTTTGCATGGTGGTCGGGTTTGACCGTGTCCGATGCCCGCGAGGGATTGGAGCTCGCCGGTTCGCATCTGGCGCGCGAGTTGATTGGAGGCCAGAGCTTTTGGTATTCTCCGGATGCCATCGCCGGCGCAAAAGCACCGACCGCGGTTAGCCTGCTGCCAGCGTTCGACGAATACCTGGTCAGCTATAAGGATCGCAGTGCTGTGCTCGATCCACTCGACGTGAAGCGCGTGAATGCGGGTGGCGGCATATTGAACCCGGCGATTGTCGTGGATGGGCAGGTTGTCGGCACGTGGAAGCGCACACTGCGCAGGGGTGCGGTGGCCGTCGCGCCCACCGGGTTCCCGAAGCATGCGCAGGTCGCTGAATCTGCTCTGCGCGAAGCCGTTGAGCGTTACGGCGCCTTTCTTGGGCTAACTGCCGAGGTGGAGGCATGACATTGCGCGGACTGTTTCTGCCGGGGTTCGCTTGCACCTCGGAGATCTGGCGGCCGGTATGTGATCGGCTAGCGCCAGACTGCGCGTGCGACCGGGTGGATTGGCCGGTCGAGGCTACACCTGACTTTCATCGGGTTTCCGACTTCGCCGATTGGCT from Chloroflexota bacterium includes:
- a CDS encoding AlkZ family DNA glycosylase yields the protein MTINVQIARARLRSQRISGARFNRPDEVVAWMGVVQAQDYLGALWAIGLRMQRSSEAAVERALAERSIIRTWPARGTLHFVAASDVRWILNLLAPRTIASQAGRFRQLGLDDATVARSRGVVTRALCDGQQLTRDAMYQALEAAGVSVAGQRGIHLLGRLALEGLICFGARDGKQQTFTLLDTWMPPANPKSHAEALAELARRYFTSHGPATVPDFAWWSGLTVSDAREGLELAGSHLARELIGGQSFWYSPDAIAGAKAPTAVSLLPAFDEYLVSYKDRSAVLDPLDVKRVNAGGGILNPAIVVDGQVVGTWKRTLRRGAVAVAPTGFPKHAQVAESALREAVERYGAFLGLTAEVEA